Proteins from one Erpetoichthys calabaricus chromosome 11, fErpCal1.3, whole genome shotgun sequence genomic window:
- the prrg2 gene encoding transmembrane gamma-carboxyglutamic acid protein 2 translates to MAMTESGILLMIFTSFLLPVCHPSQSDDLTLDNVFIDQEAAQSFFSRSLLYNKWDFEGIIPGNLERECIEEVCNYEEAREIFKDDKKTQIFWAMYKQNATSSQAPRVDASALAAGIVATVVSLFIAIVVGCYCYKSRQKTRRGGSIPVRMSGELGTEESLGLNTFHDIPGSSAPGLPSYEDALEHTGQHDAPPPPYEGQINPGQRE, encoded by the exons ATGGCAATGACAGAATCTGGAATCTTGTTAATGATATTTACATCCTTTCTTCTTCCTGTATGTCACCCCAGCCAGTCTGACGACTTAACACTGGACAATG TCTTTATAGATCAGGAGGCAGCACAATCATTTTTCAGCCGTTCCTTACTTTATAACAAGTGGGATTTTGAAGGCATTATTCCAGGCAATTTGGAGCGTGAGTGCATTGAAGAGGTCTGCAACTATGAAGAAGCCAGAGAGATTTTTAAGGATGACAAAAAAACT caaATATTCTGGGCCATGTACAAGCAAAATGCTACAAGCAGTCAAG CCCCCCGGGTGGATGCCAGTGCCTTAGCAGCTGGCATTGTAGCAACAGTGGTCTCTTTGTTCATTGCCATTGTGGTTGGGTGCTATTGCTACAAGTCTCGTCAGAAGacaagaagaggaggaag CATTCCTGTGAGAATGAGCGGAGAACTGGGAACTGAAGAGAGTCTTGGGTTGAATACTTTCCATGATATTCCAGGGTCCAGTGCACCTGGTTTACCATCATATGAAGATGCACTGGAGCATACAGGTCAACATGATGCCCCGCCACCTCCATATGAAGG GCAGATCAATCCAGGTCAGAGGGAATGA